A genome region from Myxococcota bacterium includes the following:
- a CDS encoding twin-arginine translocase TatA/TatE family subunit, protein MLGVGIFELLMIFTVALLVLGPDQLPKAARGLAKMLFEFRKASEDLRLTVMGVSEEKQNGPDKLPLHDSSI, encoded by the coding sequence ATGTTAGGGGTCGGGATATTTGAACTTTTGATGATTTTCACCGTTGCGTTGTTGGTGCTTGGACCAGACCAGCTGCCTAAGGCGGCCCGGGGCCTGGCCAAAATGTTATTTGAATTTCGCAAAGCCAGCGAAGATTTGCGTCTGACCGTCATGGGCGTGAGCGAAGAGAAACAAAATGGACCCGATAAGCTACCCCTTCATGACTCATCTATCTGA
- a CDS encoding GGDEF domain-containing protein, whose amino-acid sequence MLLFSKVGRNKNGFNEKSLTVYLLELSLLIAQSRLPEAANLVAQITGSDAVLLKLSPEIFSTSLSEVDQSFLRGEVKPKVGQLNKLNSLLETDLMNLGRLEVGAYAENDVLIAGKIERHLSEDLARRARYEEAIKDAQTGFFGRELFFDFLEHEFNRSLRYQAPMSLILMDIDGFSKVSNADLVLSKTAMRIRAETRQGDFIARLSEKTFALIEPITTIQNASEAASRILAKFKHLPVLIQETPLQIHLSIGVASLSPQDESPVALIEKADVALQAAKRLGGNQIVVFD is encoded by the coding sequence GTGCTGCTATTTTCGAAGGTCGGTCGAAATAAGAACGGCTTCAATGAGAAAAGCCTAACGGTTTACCTCTTGGAGCTAAGCTTACTGATCGCCCAGTCACGGTTACCAGAAGCAGCCAATTTAGTTGCTCAAATTACTGGATCCGATGCCGTTTTATTAAAGCTGTCGCCCGAGATCTTTTCGACGAGTTTAAGCGAAGTCGATCAGTCCTTTCTAAGGGGTGAAGTTAAGCCCAAAGTCGGGCAGCTCAATAAGCTTAACTCCCTTTTGGAAACTGACTTGATGAACCTGGGTAGGCTTGAAGTCGGCGCTTATGCAGAAAACGATGTTTTGATTGCGGGTAAAATCGAACGGCATTTGAGCGAAGATCTTGCCAGGCGAGCGCGTTATGAAGAAGCGATTAAAGACGCGCAAACTGGTTTCTTTGGACGTGAACTGTTTTTTGATTTTCTGGAACACGAGTTTAACCGCTCGCTTCGATACCAGGCGCCCATGTCGCTGATATTGATGGATATCGATGGTTTTTCCAAGGTCTCCAATGCTGATCTTGTATTAAGTAAAACGGCGATGAGGATTCGGGCGGAAACCCGGCAGGGTGATTTTATTGCGCGGCTTTCGGAAAAGACGTTTGCATTGATTGAACCTATTACGACCATTCAAAATGCGAGTGAAGCGGCTTCTAGAATTCTGGCTAAATTCAAGCACTTACCGGTGCTTATTCAAGAGACACCTTTGCAAATCCATCTGTCGATTGGCGTTGCCAGTTTGTCTCCTCAAGATGAATCACCAGTTGCCTTGATTGAAAAAGCGGATGTGGCATTGCAGGCCGCCAAACGCCTGGGCGGAAACCAGATTGTGGTTTTCGACTAA
- a CDS encoding MBL fold metallo-hydrolase, with translation MSELYFKQLLGGRDFGQNNPFAAQMENFIYLIGDKTTRECVVVDPAWEIQEILDIAATDGMKITGALATHYHPDHIGGSAYGLNIEGLAELMRLNPCKCHAHKLEAPGITQITGMSKSDLALHESGDVVQVGSISIELLHTPGHTPGSMCFRLKDSLISGDTLFLEGCGRVDLPGGNSEQMYETLTQRFSSLPDNMTLYPGHAYGGEQASLGVVRANNPMMSIKDLPTWKRVRGF, from the coding sequence GTGAGCGAGCTCTACTTTAAGCAGCTCTTAGGTGGCCGAGACTTTGGCCAGAACAACCCCTTCGCTGCTCAAATGGAGAACTTCATCTATTTGATAGGTGATAAAACCACCCGCGAATGCGTGGTGGTAGACCCAGCCTGGGAAATCCAAGAAATCTTAGACATCGCAGCCACCGACGGCATGAAAATCACCGGCGCATTGGCCACCCATTATCATCCCGATCACATCGGCGGCAGCGCCTACGGCCTGAACATCGAAGGTCTGGCTGAGCTCATGCGCTTAAATCCGTGCAAATGCCACGCTCATAAACTAGAAGCGCCTGGCATCACCCAAATCACCGGAATGTCTAAATCGGATCTCGCTTTGCATGAATCCGGCGATGTCGTTCAGGTAGGCAGCATTTCCATCGAGCTACTACACACCCCGGGCCATACGCCTGGCTCCATGTGCTTTCGGCTAAAAGACAGTCTAATTTCAGGTGATACGTTATTTCTAGAAGGCTGCGGCCGAGTAGACCTACCCGGCGGCAACTCTGAACAAATGTATGAGACTTTAACGCAGCGCTTTAGCTCGCTGCCAGACAATATGACACTTTACCCAGGTCACGCCTACGGAGGAGAACAGGCATCTCTTGGGGTAGTGCGCGCGAATAACCCCATGATGAGCATCAAAGATCTGCCCACCTGGAAACGTGTAAGGGGTTTTTAA
- the hpt gene encoding hypoxanthine phosphoribosyltransferase yields MPTVNTLLSAEVIANRIAELGKEISERYAHLEQPLMLVGVLKGSFIFLADLCRQISIPLEVEFIGVSSYGEATKSSGVVQITQDLTKPIKERAVLLVEDIVDTGLTARYLLDNFKTREPSSIALCSLLEKPTQNQGTIPVDFCGFQIPDQFVVGYGLDWAQKMRNLPYVGVVE; encoded by the coding sequence ATGCCTACTGTTAATACACTGTTGTCAGCTGAAGTAATTGCTAATCGCATTGCAGAGCTTGGGAAGGAAATTTCCGAGCGCTATGCACATTTGGAACAGCCTTTGATGCTGGTTGGCGTTTTAAAGGGCTCGTTTATCTTTTTAGCGGATTTGTGCCGGCAGATATCCATCCCTTTGGAGGTCGAGTTTATCGGTGTTTCTTCCTATGGCGAGGCGACAAAATCTTCAGGTGTGGTCCAAATCACTCAAGATTTGACTAAGCCTATCAAAGAACGCGCTGTGCTTTTGGTGGAAGATATCGTAGACACCGGTTTAACCGCTCGGTATCTGCTGGATAATTTTAAGACCCGGGAGCCATCTAGCATTGCGCTTTGCTCTTTGCTTGAAAAGCCGACCCAAAATCAGGGTACAATACCGGTAGACTTTTGTGGGTTTCAAATACCTGACCAGTTTGTCGTCGGCTACGGACTAGATTGGGCGCAGAAAATGCGCAACCTCCCATATGTTGGAGTGGTGGAGTGA
- a CDS encoding uracil phosphoribosyltransferase — protein sequence MPVDIAYQKIPHRQSEIEHLYGPQVHILADPFLLSHLAFLCEQHTGQPAINSVVRDLYQYLIKAVLNGEFPRAQTQVNTRMIEHSPLGVWCGEVLERQVKTVTVNILRAGTMPSQVCFDYLNKTLEPSGVRQDHVVMSRVTDGKNQVTGSHLGDSKIGGTVDNAIVIFPDPMGATGSSLSTVISHYKKNVVGNAAKFIAVNLIVTPEYLRRLKTDHPEVIVYALRLDRGASSERILNETPGRFWDEESGLSENQYILPGGGGFGEIMNNAYC from the coding sequence ATGCCAGTAGACATCGCTTACCAAAAAATTCCGCATCGCCAGAGTGAAATTGAGCACCTCTACGGTCCTCAGGTGCATATTTTAGCGGACCCTTTTTTGCTCTCTCATTTGGCTTTTTTGTGTGAACAGCACACGGGCCAACCGGCCATCAATAGCGTGGTGAGAGATCTTTATCAGTATTTGATTAAAGCTGTTTTAAACGGCGAGTTTCCCCGGGCGCAAACTCAGGTGAACACCCGCATGATCGAGCATTCTCCTTTGGGTGTTTGGTGCGGAGAAGTGTTAGAGCGGCAGGTTAAAACTGTAACGGTTAATATCTTGCGCGCGGGTACCATGCCGAGCCAAGTATGCTTTGATTATTTGAATAAGACTTTGGAGCCCTCAGGCGTCCGCCAGGATCATGTGGTGATGTCGCGGGTAACTGACGGTAAGAACCAGGTAACGGGCTCGCATTTGGGCGATAGCAAGATCGGTGGCACGGTAGATAATGCGATTGTTATCTTCCCAGACCCGATGGGCGCTACAGGCAGCTCGCTGAGCACCGTGATTTCGCATTACAAAAAAAATGTCGTTGGCAATGCGGCCAAGTTCATTGCGGTGAACTTGATTGTTACGCCGGAATATTTAAGGCGCTTAAAGACCGATCATCCGGAAGTTATCGTCTATGCGCTTAGACTCGATCGGGGCGCTTCTTCGGAGCGAATTTTAAATGAAACACCAGGTCGGTTTTGGGACGAAGAAAGCGGCCTCAGTGAAAATCAATACATCTTGCCGGGCGGCGGCGGATTTGGGGAGATAATGAATAATGCCTACTGTTAA
- a CDS encoding thymidine kinase, with protein MRQLNTGIIEVICGPMFSGKTEELIRRLRRAKIAKQRVVVFKPSIDKRFDEVQIVSHSAQKIPSIPVEDVESIQHCLDQLDAPPDLVGIDEAQFFDASLVNFVEGLADSGVRVILSGLDQDSTGKPFGPMPELLAVAEIVTKQYAVCVVCGAFASKSFRLKSEATQVLVGASDSYEARCRACYHQGTSCQ; from the coding sequence ATGCGTCAACTCAATACTGGAATCATCGAAGTTATTTGCGGCCCTATGTTTTCGGGGAAAACCGAGGAGTTAATTCGCCGCCTTCGCCGCGCTAAGATTGCTAAACAGAGAGTTGTCGTTTTCAAACCTTCAATCGACAAGCGATTTGATGAAGTTCAAATTGTTTCTCATTCAGCGCAAAAGATTCCGTCTATCCCTGTTGAGGACGTTGAATCGATTCAGCACTGCCTGGATCAATTGGATGCACCGCCTGATTTAGTGGGGATCGATGAAGCGCAGTTTTTTGATGCTTCTTTGGTTAACTTCGTGGAAGGTTTGGCCGATTCAGGTGTTCGCGTGATCTTATCTGGTCTGGATCAAGATTCGACCGGAAAGCCTTTTGGTCCGATGCCTGAACTATTGGCTGTTGCTGAGATCGTGACAAAGCAGTATGCCGTGTGTGTGGTGTGTGGAGCATTTGCCAGTAAGAGTTTCCGTTTAAAATCCGAGGCTACCCAAGTTTTGGTTGGTGCGAGCGACAGCTATGAAGCGCGCTGCAGAGCTTGCTACCACCAAGGGACTTCATGCCAGTAG
- a CDS encoding DJ-1 family glyoxalase III, which yields MTSILIPIADGSEEIEAVTLINVLRRAGFDVTVASVSQLEIKGARQIKLTADKKLEECQHESFDGIFLPGGMPGATNLAACEPLIAMLKKHAGADKYYGAICASPAVVLAANGLLDGKKATTYPGFEAKLPDQTCAQERVVADGNCITAQSPGSAQEFALRIIAHLAGEGKSKEIRGDLC from the coding sequence ATGACATCCATCTTGATCCCTATCGCAGACGGCAGCGAAGAAATAGAGGCCGTCACTTTAATTAACGTCCTTCGCAGAGCCGGCTTTGACGTGACCGTTGCCAGCGTCTCTCAGCTTGAAATCAAAGGCGCTCGGCAAATCAAATTAACCGCAGACAAGAAGTTGGAGGAATGCCAGCACGAATCTTTCGATGGCATCTTTTTGCCCGGCGGAATGCCTGGAGCCACCAACCTTGCTGCCTGCGAGCCTTTAATCGCCATGCTCAAAAAGCATGCGGGTGCAGACAAATATTATGGGGCTATTTGCGCCTCCCCCGCGGTGGTCTTAGCTGCCAATGGCCTTTTAGATGGAAAGAAAGCGACCACATATCCTGGCTTTGAAGCAAAGTTGCCTGACCAAACTTGCGCACAGGAACGCGTTGTCGCTGATGGCAACTGCATTACGGCGCAAAGCCCAGGTTCAGCGCAGGAATTCGCCCTGCGTATCATCGCTCACTTGGCCGGTGAAGGTAAATCAAAGGAAATTAGAGGCGATTTGTGCTGA
- the asnS gene encoding asparagine--tRNA ligase, with protein sequence MTIADISNSEGQQVTLNGWLYNKRGSGKILFLQIRDGSGFIQAVMSQADVSEAEFEAAKGLSQESSLTITGMVKKDDRAPFCGYELQVTGFQVVSRSEEYPISKKDHGDAFLMDNRHLWLRSMRQHAILRIRATIVKATRDYFDSNGYLLVDSPIFTPNACEGTSTLFETKWFDDRKAFLSQSGQLYQEATCMAFGKTYCFGPTFRAEKSKTRRHLNEFWMVEPEAAFMDLEGDINLAEDFLCFVVDRVLNQHEKDLTTILERDLTILKNTRKPFPRLHYLDACKKIQELGMEIDVGGDFGSPHETELTKQYDRPLVVTHFPSAIKAFYMKKDPENPTYAKCMDILAPEGYGEIIGGGQREDNLELLLAEIKRHGLNQSDFEWFLDLRRYGSVPHAGFGMGIERCVAWVCGLHHVRETIPFARTLDRLSP encoded by the coding sequence ATGACAATTGCAGATATTTCAAATAGTGAAGGGCAGCAGGTAACCCTAAATGGCTGGCTTTACAATAAGCGTGGCTCGGGAAAAATTCTGTTTCTACAAATTCGGGATGGCTCTGGTTTTATCCAAGCTGTCATGAGCCAAGCGGACGTTTCTGAAGCCGAATTTGAAGCTGCCAAAGGCCTCAGCCAAGAATCTTCGCTCACCATCACCGGCATGGTCAAAAAAGACGACCGGGCGCCCTTTTGCGGCTATGAACTGCAAGTCACTGGCTTTCAGGTAGTTAGCCGCTCCGAAGAATACCCCATCTCCAAAAAAGACCATGGAGATGCCTTCTTGATGGATAACAGGCACCTATGGCTACGCTCCATGCGTCAGCACGCTATTTTAAGAATTCGTGCCACCATCGTGAAAGCCACCCGCGATTATTTCGACTCAAATGGCTATCTGTTAGTCGACAGCCCAATTTTCACGCCTAATGCCTGTGAAGGCACTTCAACTTTGTTTGAGACCAAATGGTTCGATGACCGAAAAGCCTTTTTGTCTCAATCCGGCCAGCTTTATCAAGAAGCCACCTGCATGGCTTTCGGTAAAACTTATTGCTTCGGCCCAACCTTTAGAGCTGAAAAAAGCAAAACCAGGCGCCACTTAAACGAATTCTGGATGGTCGAGCCCGAAGCCGCCTTCATGGACCTAGAAGGCGATATTAACCTGGCAGAAGACTTTCTATGCTTCGTGGTGGACAGGGTATTAAACCAGCACGAAAAAGACCTAACGACCATCCTAGAACGCGACCTAACGATCTTAAAAAACACAAGAAAGCCGTTCCCACGCCTGCATTACTTGGATGCCTGCAAGAAAATCCAAGAACTCGGCATGGAAATCGACGTGGGCGGCGATTTTGGTTCTCCGCATGAAACCGAGCTGACCAAACAATACGATAGACCCTTGGTCGTGACCCATTTCCCCTCTGCGATCAAAGCCTTCTATATGAAGAAAGACCCGGAAAATCCAACCTACGCCAAATGCATGGATATCTTAGCCCCTGAAGGCTACGGTGAAATCATCGGAGGCGGGCAGCGTGAAGACAACCTTGAGCTGCTCCTAGCCGAAATCAAGCGCCATGGCCTCAATCAATCTGATTTTGAATGGTTCTTAGACCTGCGCCGCTACGGCTCCGTCCCCCACGCAGGCTTTGGCATGGGCATCGAGCGCTGCGTCGCCTGGGTCTGCGGCCTGCATCACGTGCGAGAGACCATCCCGTTTGCTAGAACGCTCGACAGGCTTAGCCCGTGA
- the truA gene encoding tRNA pseudouridine(38-40) synthase TruA, whose translation MSYLGTPFAGFQAQAGVKTVESAFHDAFAKLVPEPPDITGAGRTDAGVHAKGQVLSCRFASRFEANTLPKALSHFLNPEIIVYRADEMHADFDAQRQSIGKRYVYRLALSAREQPFKHLYTWRIKKPLDIQAMRLAAQCLVGEHDYESFRSSQCGAAHARRYIWQISINDDWEIDIRGNAFCHNMVRIIVGSLVEVGLGKLKALDMQSILDAKDRTRAGRTAPPHGLTLEEVYYPDDLTQAGIPEGAKFPRYPVSLETWPC comes from the coding sequence GTGTCCTATCTCGGCACCCCATTTGCTGGCTTTCAAGCTCAGGCCGGCGTTAAAACCGTTGAGTCGGCTTTTCACGATGCCTTCGCCAAATTAGTTCCTGAGCCGCCCGATATCACGGGTGCAGGTCGCACCGATGCGGGCGTTCATGCAAAAGGCCAAGTCCTATCTTGCCGCTTTGCCAGTCGCTTTGAGGCTAACACGCTTCCTAAAGCGCTGTCGCATTTTTTGAATCCCGAAATCATTGTCTATCGCGCAGATGAAATGCATGCTGATTTTGACGCTCAAAGGCAGTCTATCGGTAAAAGGTACGTTTATCGCCTGGCACTATCCGCGCGGGAGCAGCCTTTTAAGCACCTATACACTTGGCGCATCAAGAAGCCGCTCGATATTCAGGCCATGCGACTGGCTGCGCAGTGCTTGGTGGGTGAGCACGATTATGAGAGCTTTCGTTCATCCCAATGCGGCGCCGCACATGCCAGGCGCTATATCTGGCAAATTTCTATCAATGATGATTGGGAAATCGATATTAGGGGCAATGCTTTTTGTCATAATATGGTGCGCATTATCGTGGGCTCCCTTGTCGAAGTGGGTTTGGGTAAGCTAAAGGCTTTGGATATGCAAAGCATTCTAGATGCCAAAGACCGAACGCGCGCCGGGCGCACTGCCCCGCCTCACGGTTTAACTTTAGAAGAAGTTTATTATCCTGACGATTTAACTCAGGCGGGAATTCCCGAAGGTGCGAAATTTCCTAGATACCCGGTGAGCCTTGAGACTTGGCCATGTTAG
- a CDS encoding aldo/keto reductase translates to MLNVSRIGLGGMPLSISGRPFEADALAVIRAALELGVDFIDTANVYCQSDEDIGHNERLIAKALKNWRGDHTVYIATKGGLERPDGAWTQNARPKALRLACEKSLKALEVERIFLYQLHAVDAQVPLEDSVGEIMRLQEEGKVQHIGLSNVVVDDIKRALAMTPIMSVQNRFNPLCQRDIENGVIETCLKYKLTYLAYSPVGGGNWHKALGNHPTLLDIAKKYGISSFQVMLAFALGQGPHVVAIPGASKIASIKDSVQALQVIIEPTDMKRISDLEMVV, encoded by the coding sequence GTGCTGAACGTCAGCCGAATTGGCCTAGGTGGCATGCCGCTGTCTATCAGTGGCAGGCCTTTTGAAGCAGATGCCCTGGCTGTCATTCGAGCCGCTTTAGAGCTGGGCGTTGATTTTATCGATACGGCCAATGTCTATTGTCAAAGCGATGAAGATATTGGTCACAACGAACGATTGATTGCTAAAGCTTTGAAAAACTGGCGGGGCGACCACACAGTTTACATTGCCACCAAGGGTGGCCTGGAGCGCCCAGATGGCGCCTGGACCCAAAATGCCAGACCGAAGGCATTGCGCCTCGCTTGCGAGAAGAGCTTAAAAGCTTTGGAGGTCGAAAGGATATTTCTGTATCAATTGCATGCGGTTGATGCGCAGGTGCCTTTGGAAGATTCGGTTGGTGAAATCATGAGACTGCAAGAAGAAGGCAAAGTTCAGCATATCGGCCTATCTAATGTAGTTGTGGATGACATTAAAAGGGCGTTGGCCATGACACCTATTATGAGTGTTCAAAATCGTTTTAACCCACTTTGTCAGCGTGACATTGAAAATGGCGTGATTGAAACCTGTTTAAAATATAAGTTAACTTACCTTGCTTATAGCCCGGTTGGAGGCGGAAACTGGCATAAGGCCTTGGGAAATCACCCGACCTTACTTGATATTGCCAAGAAATATGGTATTAGCTCCTTCCAGGTCATGTTGGCTTTTGCCTTAGGTCAGGGACCTCATGTCGTAGCCATTCCGGGCGCCAGTAAGATTGCGAGCATAAAAGATAGCGTTCAAGCGTTACAAGTAATCATAGAGCCGACGGATATGAAACGAATCAGTGACTTGGAAATGGTGGTTTAG